The proteins below are encoded in one region of Mangifera indica cultivar Alphonso chromosome 7, CATAS_Mindica_2.1, whole genome shotgun sequence:
- the LOC123221556 gene encoding uncharacterized protein LOC123221556 codes for MDITSIDPMNELDLAKVKPEILVSPKNPTPMETVFLSNIDQAVTFPVDTVFFFHSPSKKNSSSSTQYTAQRVKKSAAEVLPFPYYFMAGRLRAFMQQRWSLVTMFACGRFSIGFVTNHAILDGRSASEMLENLASICRGESLQTQHS; via the exons ATGGACATTACTAGTATTGATCCCATGAATGAACTAGACTTGGCTAAGGTTAAACCAGAAATTCTGGTTTCTCCTAAGAATCCAACTCCTATGGAGACTGTTTTCTTATCAAACATTGACCAAGCTGTGACTTTTCCCGTTGACACagtctttttctttcactcacCTTCAAAAAAGAACTCTTCCTCATCAACCCAATACACTGCTCAAAGAGTGAAGAAATCTGCGGCTGAGGTGCTTCCTTTTCCTTACTATTTCATGGCTGGAAGACTTAGAGCTTTTATGCAACAACGCTGGAGTCTT GTCACCATGTTTGCATGTGGACGCTTCTCAATTGGGTTTGTGACAAACCATGCGATACTTGATGGAAGATCAGCAAGTGAGATGCTTGAGAATCTTGCCTCTATTTGTAGAGGGGAAAGTCTGCAAACTCAACATTCATAA
- the LOC123221229 gene encoding uncharacterized protein LOC123221229 isoform X2 — MDGMQENNCAAVLGDTFTENLLSPESTDVCDEYRDLELLPRVGGEYQVDIPSLVAESDCLLDTKNPAHIPHTLLMGLPIPVTWINEEVGSHKHEPSEANSHSVDTSGCAKRTQNVTGRRNLKPKVAPKDIVLDIGTETDQKRGGKGYCLVPGSTHDSWSDIDKASFVLGLYIFGKNLVQVKKFVGSKGMGEILSFYYGIFYGSEKYRKWSECRKIKSKRSVYGQRIFTGMRQQELLSRLQPHVSEESPNTLLEDSKALGEGKISLEEYVFALRAKVGLTALVEAVGIGKGKQDLTSMAMEPLKSNQVAAGRPEIPIGKAWSKLTSVEIIDFLTGGHRLSKARSSDLFWEAVWPRLLARGWHSEEPNNHGCAAGPKNPLVFLVPGVKKFSRRKLVKGNHYFDSVSDVLSKVAGEPGLLELELGADKGDISKEENGWANKTEVNKADSADQQRHCYLRPRTPNRMDAMKFTVVDTSLANRGTMKVRELRSLPIEMRSAPNARSHSQDSDTETSESTDESDSSGTMCSDREEQNGLKPTKMDIDGSFDRLVRNSSNGADFDMDVPSEKIPRNATNGPLSAGGPDLTNAPVVKLSDQKSSMCNDIQARDGIKVELSQRTKPSNNVHLAPVTKKRRRLNACNRKETTSGTMNELAGSMVKQDETRCCAGYADSGESVTSEVDSSIKMLPSTSSLSKASLVVSSEGTLSNTISGIEHSSEEPLPRRVIDLNLPMLPDGETDQFFMKEETEGQPDQTSWQPDDSGAHLHTLEQQPNMINRRQSTRNRPLTTKALEALAFGFLNTKQKRRFGDAFP; from the exons ATGGATGGAATGCAAGAAAATAATTGTGCGGCTGTTCTTGGCGATACATTCACTGAGAATTTACTTTCTCCAGAATCTACTGATGTATGTGATGAATATAGGGATCTAGAATTGCTTCCTCGAGTTGGAGGTGAGTATCAGGTCGATATTCCATCTCTAGTAGCAGAATCTGACTGCCTCTTGGACACCAAAAATCCAGCTCACATTCCCCATACATTGCTTATGGGACTACCAATACCAGTAACTTGGATCAATGAAGAAGTTGGAAGCCATAAACATGAACCATCGGAAGCTAATAGTCATTCAGTTGATACCTCAGGATGTGCTAAAAGGACCCAAAATGTTACTGGAAGGCGCAATTTGAAACCAAAAGTTGCGCCTAAGGATATAGTATTGGACATAGGGACTGAAACAGATCAGAAGCGTGGTGGCAAAGGCTACTGTTTGGTTCCTGGTTCAACACATGACTCATGGAGCGATATTGATAAAGCCAGTTTTGTCCTTGGTTTATATATCTTTGGAAAGAATCTTGTTCAGGTAAAGAAATTTGTCGGGAGTAAAGGGATGGGGGAAATTCTTTCATTCTACTATGGAATATTTTATGGGTCTGAGAAATACCGTAAGTGGTCAGAATGCCggaaaataaaaagcaaaagaagtGTATACGGACAAAGAATTTTTACAGGAATGAGACAACAGGAATTGTTATCTCGTTTACAACCCCATGTGTCAGAGGAAAGCCCAAATACACTATTGGAG gATTCCAAGGCACTTGGGGAGGGAAAAATTTCTTTGGAAGAATATGTTTTCGCTTTAAGGGCTAAAGTTGGGTTGACTGCTCTTGTGGAGGCAGTTGGAATTGGTAAAGGGAAGCAAGATCTCACAAGCATGGCCATGGAGCCTTTGAAGTCTAATCAAGTTGCTGCTGGCCGTCCAGAGATACCTATTGGCAAAGCATGGTCCAAGCTTACATCTGTGGAGATTATCGATTTTCTAACAGGAGGTCACAGGTTAAGCAAAGCACGGTCAAGTGATCTCTTTTGGGAAGCTGTTTGGCCTCGTTTACTAGCAAGAGGTTGGCACTCTGAGGAGCCAAATAATCATGGTTGTGCTGCAGGGCCCAAGAATCCACTGGTCTTTCTTGTACCTGGTGTCAAGAAGTTTTCAAGAAGGAAATTAGTGAAGGGAAACCACTATTTTGATTCTGTCAGTGATGTCCTGAGTAAAGTTGCTGGTGAACCTGGTCttcttgagcttgagcttggaGCTGATAAGGGAGATATTagcaaggaagaaaatggaTGGGCCAATAAAACTGAAGTGAACAAAGCAGACTCTGCTGATCAGCAGCGGCACTGTTATCTCAGGCCCCGTACTCCAAATCGTATGGATGCCATGAAGTTTACAGTTGTGGACACAAGTCTTGCTAACAGGGGAACAATGAAGGTTAGAGAATTGAGAAGCTTGCCAATTGAAATGAGGAGTGCTCCCAACGCCAGAAGTCATTCTCAAGATAGTGACACAGAAACTTCTGAGTCAACAGATGAATCTGATTCTTCTGGTACCATGTGTTCTGATAGGGAAGAGCAAAATGGTTTGAAACCAACAAAGATGGACATTGATGGGTCTTTTGACAGGTTGGTCAGGAATTCTTCAAATGGGGCTGATTTTGATATGGATGTACCTTCTGAAAAGATCCCAAGGAATGCTACAAATGGGCCCTTGTCAGCAGGTGGCCCTGATTTGACTAATGCGCCTGTTGTAAAATTGTCAGACCAGAAAAGCAGTATGTGCAATGACATACAAGCAAGAGATGGAATAAAAGTCGAACTGAGCCAGAGAACAAAACCTAGCAATAATGTTCATCTAGCCCCTGTTACAAAAAAACGTCGGAGATTAAATGCTTGTAATCGCAAAGAGACAACCAGTGGCACAATGAATGAATTGGCGGGTTCGATGGTAAAACAAGATGAGACCAGATGCTGTGCTGGCTATGCTGATTCCGGTGAGAGTGTTACCTCTGAAGTTGATTCATCAATTAAGATGTTACCATCCACCAGCTCTCTGTCTAAGGCCAGCTTAGTTGTAAGTAGTGAAGGCACTCTCAGTAATACAATTTCTGGCATTGAACATTCTAGTGAAGAACCTTTACCTCGAAGGGTGATTGACCTAAACTTGCCCATGCTTCCAGATGGTGAAACTGATCAATTTTTTATGAAGGAAGAGACAGAAGGACAACCAGATCAGACAAGCTGGCAACCAGATGATTCCGGTGCACATTTGCATACTTTGGAACAGCAACCTAACATGATCAATCGGAGACAGAGTACAAGAAACCGTCCACTGACCACTAAAGCACTTGAAGCTCTTGCTTTTGGATTTTTGAACACTAAACAGAAGCGGAGGTTCGGAGATGCTTTCCCATGA
- the LOC123221307 gene encoding uncharacterized protein LOC123221307, whose protein sequence is MGQAFRRATGRIAASSPPTKAKTAVYRKPPVGPAEEVKISRTAAPLDGRDRPDEAQLFNADNVLEERDPRYDEMLGQMLGRVRTKPAGKLEMGESSVREREKRPMPKLRNTTRDSTRYEERPAPPGTLNVAQLRHIMLLHQGKAEDHDGPMDANQIAEKYRLDVEQVKTIFQFLAMPPEEGSKQKNNQ, encoded by the exons ATGGGTCAGGCATTTCGTCGAGCGACTGGAAGGATTGCAGCCTCTTCGCCTCCAACAAAAGCGAAGACCGCCGTCTATCGGAAACCACCTGTGGGCCCCGCCGAAGAGGTCAAGATTTCCCGGACTGCTGCTCCATTGGACGGTCGCGATCGTCCTG ATGAGGCTCAACTATTCAATGCCGACAATGTGCTTGAAGAAAGAGATCCCAGATACGATGAAATGCTTGGTCAAATGCTGGGAAGAGTTAGAACAAAGCCTGCAGGGAAACTTGAGATGGGTGAG TCCTCGGTTCGGGAAAGAGAGAAGAGACCAATGCCAAAACTTCGAAACACAACGCGAGATTCTACTAGATATGAAGAAAGGCCAGCCCCACCGGGAACCTTAAATGTAGCACAGCTTCGCCACATCATGCTTCTGCATCAGGGAAAGGCTGAGGATCATGACGGCCCTATGGATGCCAATCAGATTGCCGAGAAGTACAGGCTCGATGTTGAGCAGGTTAAGACAATCTTTCAGTTTCTAGCAATGCCTCCAGAAGAGGGCAGTAAACAGAAAAACAATCAGTAA
- the LOC123221229 gene encoding uncharacterized protein LOC123221229 isoform X1, with amino-acid sequence MRILLFLLTYHYRNINNMRLLDSKMDGMQENNCAAVLGDTFTENLLSPESTDVCDEYRDLELLPRVGGEYQVDIPSLVAESDCLLDTKNPAHIPHTLLMGLPIPVTWINEEVGSHKHEPSEANSHSVDTSGCAKRTQNVTGRRNLKPKVAPKDIVLDIGTETDQKRGGKGYCLVPGSTHDSWSDIDKASFVLGLYIFGKNLVQVKKFVGSKGMGEILSFYYGIFYGSEKYRKWSECRKIKSKRSVYGQRIFTGMRQQELLSRLQPHVSEESPNTLLEDSKALGEGKISLEEYVFALRAKVGLTALVEAVGIGKGKQDLTSMAMEPLKSNQVAAGRPEIPIGKAWSKLTSVEIIDFLTGGHRLSKARSSDLFWEAVWPRLLARGWHSEEPNNHGCAAGPKNPLVFLVPGVKKFSRRKLVKGNHYFDSVSDVLSKVAGEPGLLELELGADKGDISKEENGWANKTEVNKADSADQQRHCYLRPRTPNRMDAMKFTVVDTSLANRGTMKVRELRSLPIEMRSAPNARSHSQDSDTETSESTDESDSSGTMCSDREEQNGLKPTKMDIDGSFDRLVRNSSNGADFDMDVPSEKIPRNATNGPLSAGGPDLTNAPVVKLSDQKSSMCNDIQARDGIKVELSQRTKPSNNVHLAPVTKKRRRLNACNRKETTSGTMNELAGSMVKQDETRCCAGYADSGESVTSEVDSSIKMLPSTSSLSKASLVVSSEGTLSNTISGIEHSSEEPLPRRVIDLNLPMLPDGETDQFFMKEETEGQPDQTSWQPDDSGAHLHTLEQQPNMINRRQSTRNRPLTTKALEALAFGFLNTKQKRRFGDAFP; translated from the exons ATGAGAATACTATTATTCTTGCTAACTTATCACTACAGAAACATTAACAACATGAGACTTTTAGATTCAAAG ATGGATGGAATGCAAGAAAATAATTGTGCGGCTGTTCTTGGCGATACATTCACTGAGAATTTACTTTCTCCAGAATCTACTGATGTATGTGATGAATATAGGGATCTAGAATTGCTTCCTCGAGTTGGAGGTGAGTATCAGGTCGATATTCCATCTCTAGTAGCAGAATCTGACTGCCTCTTGGACACCAAAAATCCAGCTCACATTCCCCATACATTGCTTATGGGACTACCAATACCAGTAACTTGGATCAATGAAGAAGTTGGAAGCCATAAACATGAACCATCGGAAGCTAATAGTCATTCAGTTGATACCTCAGGATGTGCTAAAAGGACCCAAAATGTTACTGGAAGGCGCAATTTGAAACCAAAAGTTGCGCCTAAGGATATAGTATTGGACATAGGGACTGAAACAGATCAGAAGCGTGGTGGCAAAGGCTACTGTTTGGTTCCTGGTTCAACACATGACTCATGGAGCGATATTGATAAAGCCAGTTTTGTCCTTGGTTTATATATCTTTGGAAAGAATCTTGTTCAGGTAAAGAAATTTGTCGGGAGTAAAGGGATGGGGGAAATTCTTTCATTCTACTATGGAATATTTTATGGGTCTGAGAAATACCGTAAGTGGTCAGAATGCCggaaaataaaaagcaaaagaagtGTATACGGACAAAGAATTTTTACAGGAATGAGACAACAGGAATTGTTATCTCGTTTACAACCCCATGTGTCAGAGGAAAGCCCAAATACACTATTGGAG gATTCCAAGGCACTTGGGGAGGGAAAAATTTCTTTGGAAGAATATGTTTTCGCTTTAAGGGCTAAAGTTGGGTTGACTGCTCTTGTGGAGGCAGTTGGAATTGGTAAAGGGAAGCAAGATCTCACAAGCATGGCCATGGAGCCTTTGAAGTCTAATCAAGTTGCTGCTGGCCGTCCAGAGATACCTATTGGCAAAGCATGGTCCAAGCTTACATCTGTGGAGATTATCGATTTTCTAACAGGAGGTCACAGGTTAAGCAAAGCACGGTCAAGTGATCTCTTTTGGGAAGCTGTTTGGCCTCGTTTACTAGCAAGAGGTTGGCACTCTGAGGAGCCAAATAATCATGGTTGTGCTGCAGGGCCCAAGAATCCACTGGTCTTTCTTGTACCTGGTGTCAAGAAGTTTTCAAGAAGGAAATTAGTGAAGGGAAACCACTATTTTGATTCTGTCAGTGATGTCCTGAGTAAAGTTGCTGGTGAACCTGGTCttcttgagcttgagcttggaGCTGATAAGGGAGATATTagcaaggaagaaaatggaTGGGCCAATAAAACTGAAGTGAACAAAGCAGACTCTGCTGATCAGCAGCGGCACTGTTATCTCAGGCCCCGTACTCCAAATCGTATGGATGCCATGAAGTTTACAGTTGTGGACACAAGTCTTGCTAACAGGGGAACAATGAAGGTTAGAGAATTGAGAAGCTTGCCAATTGAAATGAGGAGTGCTCCCAACGCCAGAAGTCATTCTCAAGATAGTGACACAGAAACTTCTGAGTCAACAGATGAATCTGATTCTTCTGGTACCATGTGTTCTGATAGGGAAGAGCAAAATGGTTTGAAACCAACAAAGATGGACATTGATGGGTCTTTTGACAGGTTGGTCAGGAATTCTTCAAATGGGGCTGATTTTGATATGGATGTACCTTCTGAAAAGATCCCAAGGAATGCTACAAATGGGCCCTTGTCAGCAGGTGGCCCTGATTTGACTAATGCGCCTGTTGTAAAATTGTCAGACCAGAAAAGCAGTATGTGCAATGACATACAAGCAAGAGATGGAATAAAAGTCGAACTGAGCCAGAGAACAAAACCTAGCAATAATGTTCATCTAGCCCCTGTTACAAAAAAACGTCGGAGATTAAATGCTTGTAATCGCAAAGAGACAACCAGTGGCACAATGAATGAATTGGCGGGTTCGATGGTAAAACAAGATGAGACCAGATGCTGTGCTGGCTATGCTGATTCCGGTGAGAGTGTTACCTCTGAAGTTGATTCATCAATTAAGATGTTACCATCCACCAGCTCTCTGTCTAAGGCCAGCTTAGTTGTAAGTAGTGAAGGCACTCTCAGTAATACAATTTCTGGCATTGAACATTCTAGTGAAGAACCTTTACCTCGAAGGGTGATTGACCTAAACTTGCCCATGCTTCCAGATGGTGAAACTGATCAATTTTTTATGAAGGAAGAGACAGAAGGACAACCAGATCAGACAAGCTGGCAACCAGATGATTCCGGTGCACATTTGCATACTTTGGAACAGCAACCTAACATGATCAATCGGAGACAGAGTACAAGAAACCGTCCACTGACCACTAAAGCACTTGAAGCTCTTGCTTTTGGATTTTTGAACACTAAACAGAAGCGGAGGTTCGGAGATGCTTTCCCATGA